The genomic DNA atagttttTAGACTTTTGACACAATTCGGTGTATCTTTAAGATAATTTGAGTTAGAATATTGTTTcccagttattattattattatcattattattagtagtagtattgtgattgccattattattattattacatcacTACCTTCCGTATGTTGGTCAAAAAACACTCTTTaacaacttttttattttgaaatatataACTTTCTGCCACGTTAGAACCCCTCTTCTGCCTTTCATCTGTACGTTCTAAGGTACACTGAGAACGGATCAGAGGCAACGAATCGAGTGCTTAAATGCATTTTCAATGGAAGTGCACATTTTCTAGTTAATTAGTTAGTAATTTGTATGCGACAGATACAGCATACTGCTAAAGCTTAAACTGAAGCTTAAAGGGATATCTCCCTCTCTCAAAACATTAATTGTTCTAATGGCGTATACAACTTCCGCtacagtaggtggcgctgtgtccTCTCAACATCGCTTGTTGACAACCATGAAGAAGACACTTCCGCTAACAAGTGTCACTGCAGCAACAACATGGACGCCTCTGAAGGAGTTAGTCAGGAAAACGAGTTTACTGGGGACGCCGGTGTGGGTACGATGCAAGAGCGACTTCAGAAGCGGAATCAGGCGAGAATAGATGATGTCGAGCGGAGGAAGGAAGCGAAAGAGAGCCTGTCCGTGGCGGAGGAACAGCTCGAGTATTTCTCCACCACATTCAAGCGGGAGCGGGTGTGTATCGAAGAGCTGCTGTCCAGCTGCTCCGGTGCGGACCGGGCCGTAGTGACTCAGAGACTGGAGGAAGCCACGGCCCAAACTGTACAGCTTCAAAAGTTTCTAAACGACAGCGTGTTGTTCTTGACTCAGTACGAGTTGAGACAAGCCCAGGCTGCTCTCCAGAAACTCCAGGCCTCTCttactgagaccagagagaatGCTCTTCCCAAGAAGAAGTTTGCCTTTCGAACTCGCAGTAAAGTAGCTGATAAAGCCTCGGTGCCTGTGTCAGACTCTCCCCCACCTGATGCTGCACCTACACCTGCAGGTCCACATGAGGTGGATGGAGGTGCTGCCTCTGACCTGTGCGGCTTCTTCAACATGGACAGTGAGCATCTGACCAAAACATCTGAGGAGATTCAGAAACGAGATGTTCTTTTAAGTCATCTGTCCAACTGTAAGGTCCGTTTGCTCGGTTCACCCAGCACACTGCACCTGAAGCATATCGACAGCTGTGAGATCCTGTGTGGGCCGGTGGCCACCTCTGTGTTTGTAGATCATTGCAAGAATAGTATACTTAGTTTTCCCTGCCAGCAGCTGCGGACCCACAGGACCACAGACACTCAGGTGTATCTGCACGTCACCAGTCGAGCCATCATAGAGGACTGTCGTGGTGTTACCTTTGCCCCGTTTTTCTGGTCTTATCCCACTCTGGAGGAGGACTATCGTGCATCTGGTTTAAGTCAAGACATAAACAACTGGAGTCAGGTGGATGACTTCAACTGGCTCGCTGCAGGAACACCTTCCCCCAACTGGACTCTCATCCCCGAAGCAGACAGGAAAACTAACTGGGACTAGAATTTAATTGTTGAGGCCCTCATTTACCAAAATGACGATATCCTCACCAACACCTTATTAAATAAACACCGTTAGTCTGATGATATATAATATTGTTCATGAAATCAGTTAGGTTTTCTTTTAAGTCTGTAACTGTTTATTGTCAATGTAGCTACTGTTGTAATCAAGGTACCAGATACACTATACTGTAAGTACTGGGATTTAAACAACCTCAAGTACTTTGTTTAGAGGTCAGAGACCACTGCACTTGCTAGAGCTAACACACTTATTGAAAAGAAGATGGAAACTGAAATATGAAATTGAAAGTgctaataatgaaaaataaagtaatgaaTGTTACCACTGCTTCTTCCTATTTATTACTGAATCCTcaaatatatgcatatgtaGGCATTCTTACCCAGATATCTGAAATGTCATCATGAGTGACAAAGTGTTGCCAGACACACTTCGTTAGGGTGGATTTAAATTAATCTTGTGGCAACTGTCATCTCTGAATGTCATATAGACAAGATAGTTTTGTCATCTCCACAACAGGAAAACCATTGTTTTTACAAATTATGTGTTGTGTGGCAtgcattaaacaaaataaggACTATTTAATTTGTTCTCCTTACCAAGTATGTAAGACAAATGTTAATGTATCTGACATTAAGTAAAGTAATAATTTTAAGTGGTTAACAACACTTTCCACAAACACTTAAATGTAAGTGTTGCAACTATATTGTGTGTGTTGGAAACTGCTTAGTGCATGTTTTCATGTACTGCTAATTAATGGTACCTGGGTGTAaagaactgtggagggcagcattacacctcaaTGTACAGCCTGCTGTTTCCTTCATCGTCATAATGAAGAAACAGCTGCTCTATGGGATATAGAGTTAAAAGCAGCTCGAAACAAGTAACTGAGGACAGACAATGATAAACAACATCATTGTGAAGAACATACATTAACTAtatttgtaaatgaatggaGAAAGACACCCAGTATATCCAGGAGATGGCTGCAAGATGTTCAGGATAACAGATATGCATTGCAACCTTTAGTTGTTTCTAGTCACAGTGAAATTTAATTGGAAAGGTTTTGCTTTGATCGGCCTGAGTATGtggcttgtgtttccaccagGCAGTGTTGAAGACAGCAAGCGAACTCATTACTGAGGGAATGTAAAATCACTTGAATTGATTAGGTTCCTATAGTTTCCTACATATCCAAGTTGATTAACATtctattttgtaattttttaaggtttttgtgTTTAGGTATGATTGCATTATTGACAGAAAGGTTTGTGCTCGAGGGTTTGAGCCTGAAAGCTCTTGCCTCTGTGAATGGGTTGCAAGCCTCCACTGAAAACATCTAAACTGTGTTGAACTTGTGGACGTCACCTGTGAATGGGTAGTGTCTTTAAGAACTCCACTTTTATCTTCCTTGGTTTTTGTCAGCCTTCAGCTGATGCCATCACATTTGATCATGGCGACTCTAACCACGTGAACGCGCAAACCAATTATGGCCCCTGACTGCAGCTTATAATCAGGCTCATCTTGTGTGGAGGGATTTCTCTAAATTGGATCAGGCTACTTACAGGGGCTTAGCATGACGTACAGCAACTTTGAGTTTAATCATGAGTAACCAAGGCAATCCTCCGCCTCTCACAGAGAGCGGAACATCACGATTAACCTCACCTGTGCGTTAAGGAAGGAAAATTGAAGGGAAATTAAGCTTCATACAATTTTAAATTTCTGTCACAATGGGAATGGAGACAGCTTTGAAGAAATAACACTCTTGTACTCTTTACAGGTCCTCCTGGGTTCTTCATCTCTGCCTTTTTGATGTGGAATGGATTACTGTCAGAGCTGACTCTTCTGTCCTGTAGGACCACCCGGAGTCCCCAATAACAAACGAAGACGAAGACTGCCGAGTGATAAAGAAAGGAGCATTTATATAAACTAAGGAATAATCTCGAGGTATCTTGAAGTTCCTGCTGATCTATACAATTTGACTCTTCCTTCTGCACAGATAAGGATACATATCAGATTGAACAATGGCTTTGATGATGGTCAAGTTCGATCTGAAAAAGCGAGTGAAGCTCGCTCAGACAGTCTGGTTTATGTACTGGTTTGCTGTCATGGCCAGTGTGCTGCTCTTCAGCATGGGCCTGTTTTTTAAGATCGAGCTGCGAAAGCGCTCAGAACTTATGGACAACAATGAGAGCCATTTCTTACCCAATCTGCTAATATTGATGGGTCTGATAGCCTGCGCCCTCAATGGTGTAGGAGGCAAAATCTGCTATGACTCACTGGACCCGAACAAGTTTGCAAAGTGGAAGCCCATGTTGAAGACCTTCTTGGTGTTCTGTGTGGGGTTCAATGCCCTGCTGCTTGTGACGGCTCTGCTGTGTTTCCTGATGAGGATCCCTCTGCAGTTCACCCTGGCTGAGGGCCTGAAGAATGGCATGAGGTACTACAAAGACACGGATACGCCGGGGCGATGCTACATGAAGAGGACGCTGGACCTGATGCAGATGGAGTTCCGCTGCTGTGGAAATGACAACTACAGAGATTGGTTTGAGATTCAATGGGTGAGCAACCGTTACCTGGACTTCACTGCAAAGGAAGTCAAAGAGTAagtgacaacatttaaaaactctTATCAATAACCTATGGAATTTATAGATACAAATGTGTAAGGTGACagtgaaatgattatttttggCTCAAAGACATTGTATTTGACAGTCAATATTAAACAGAGGAGGCAGGGTAGTTATAGTTAGTTAAAGTTAGAGTTCCGTGTAAGTAGATTTGAGGTGGAGGAAGGTCAGAGTGAGTGTCACTTTCGTCCATGAAGGATTATCGCTGCAGAAATGGAGCAAAAGATGGGGGCGTGGCACTGGGGCTTTTGGAGGGCAAAAGAGGTTACTAGGCAGTTTTACGGATTGAGTCGCTTTGGCACTTAGGTCACAAAGGCAAACGAGCAAGAGATTTAATGTAGGTTGTGTCACTTCAGACATATGGGACATGTTTctgacacattttgtgtttacaacaATTGATTTATTTGGACAACAAGCATAATTGGTGCTTAATCTCCAGATTTCAGTTGTTTGTCAATTAAGAATCTTGACATGTCCAATCAGGAGAGGATCTGGCAACACTCCAGCGACAGCACTGTCCAATATATAAATGTTCCTATCAGGGTTTTAATGGCTCTTTTTGCAGATTCAATGAGTTACATGTCCCTGAGGTTTTCTTAATTGATTTTCAGACCCTCAGTGTTGTGTGGGGCATCACTTTGAGCTTCTTTAGGTATTGATGTTCCTGGAAATCCCTGATCTATATTGGACTCTCTCAAGTCTTTGTAATCTGTTAACACTTTTCTTTCCATTGACCTACAACCATCACTCACAGCTGAGATACGCTTCTGAGAATTAGCACAGACTCATAAAcaaatgcacctttttttttttacatttcaaccTGAAATGTAATGTATCTACCCTGAGAAGATCAGACGATctaacactttaaaaacaaatttgattTTAGATGAATTGCTTTCAAatgtttataataatatatcaatAAGCATTATTGCTTTTTTGTACACCAGTGACAGTTCAGGTAGGGGTATGGTGGAAGCCGactaaaatattgcaatattataTTGCTTTTTGAGACATCAAGTATTGATTTTAGCATAAAATAATCTCTTGATATTTCAGCGCTCACTCTCACTATAGCTGTTGTGTGAGCATATCGCAATATGCGATTTTGCAAATTCAGTAATATCGTATAATATCTTCagtaataatacagtaataTCGTATAATATCTTCagtaataatacagtaataTCGTATAATATATTCagtaataatacagtaatatcgtatcatgacgtaaatatcgtgataatattccATCATGGTGTCTCTGGCAATTCCCACCCCTACTTTTTTCTGTTCTGATAGAAAACATGTACAACATGGCCTTGCTAATTATACCACAGGTAATTATAGTTCAGGCTGACTTCATGATGTAGTGTGACCTGTAATCCCCCCTCAGTACCCCCTGCATCACACCATAACATGACACTGTCTAATTCCTCTTAGCCGCATTGGGAGCAACGTGGATGGCCAGTACCTGATGGATGGAGTCCCGTTCAGCTGCTGTAACCCCGGCTCCCCCAGACCCTGCATCCAGATTCAGATGACCAACAACTCTGCCCATTATAGCTACGACCACTACACGGAGGAGCTCAACATATGGAGGCGCGGCTGCCGCGATGCACTGCTATCCTACTATGGAGGCATGATGAACACCATCGGAGCCCTTGTGGTCCTGATCACTATGCTAGAGGTCAGACCCACAGAAGCATGCACACAAGTCgagaaaatgactgaaaatgtgtttaggGGCTATCTCACCCACAGCCCAAGACACTATTTCAGTAAGAAAAGCTCACAGTGGCAGTTGAATAAAGCATTTATCAGAGTTGGGCAGTTAACAAGAAGTACACACACTAATCAGTTAGTCTTCATCCAATGACATATATTGTTTTTTAGATTTCAGGAAAAAGTAGGTTAAGTTGACACTTTTATAGTATGATGtcttctttgtttcactgtggtgCACGTACATTTTATAGCACCTATAAAAGAAAAACCACTCACTGGTCAATGGTAGTTGGAGTTACAAGGAACATTTTGTCAATTACTGTTGACAGTGACACTTTGAAAACACTTCAGAATACATTTAGGTTTTATGTTAGAGAATACATAGAGGACTAACTGGATGTTTGAAAATGCACATATGGTTCTTCATGATCATCATTACAATATAACACAACTATCTCTCTCATCTTTTCTGTATGGGACCATCTGCCATGTAGGGAATGAGACACATAACAGCTATTTTGCTATAGCTGTTACATTTACAGTTCACTGAACAAATGGATCCATGACGAAATAGACGAGTCGTCCTTGTTGTGCATTCATTTTGGCCACTTTGGCCAATCGGGCTTGAACCTAAAAGCCCATCCTTAGTGTACATACAGTGAAGACAAGTTCCTACACCACACTTGTGCACATGCATCAGTCCGCAAGTAACAATAGTGGAAGTGGACTTTAATGATCCCATCCAGAGAGGACCTTAGACTCAAATGGTGGGCCAGTTGTAAGAAGTGATGTAAAGAGCCTGTGTACAAACATGCAAAGCTTTGACCCAGTTGGCATTTCCAGACTCCACACCTCCTTCCCTTTGTCTCCCCTTCTTTCCAAATTCCATCCCCAGTTTCATCCACTTACTGCATCTCCTTCCCAAACAACTCGATCCTATTTACCTGATTTCCATTCTTCCTTCCCTGCGATCAGGTTACCCCGTGTTACCTTTGGCAAGAGCCGGTGTGCAGCTTAGGATCTCACCTGTGACTTTCTACTCAAAGTGTAATCACGTAGCAGCACAGACATCCTCTAGCTCAGCTAGTGAATCTGCTCACAACTGCACAGTTGAGCGGTaaacatgcacagttaagtgAGTGATTGCAGTGATGACAATGGTGGTTAGAGTTTCTCTCACAGCCCAAGCATTATTCATTTAGAAAACACCTATATCCCAGAAGTCCAGCAGACAAAGCCCTACTCCAACAACTAGGATTTCATTGATATATGGCGACTGATTCAGGCGCACGTCAGGTGGAGTCCAGATTTAAGAGTAGTTACGCAACGCATCTCTATGCTGACACAGATAATGGTTGAGATGGAGTAATCTGTGACAAGGACAGACCCACTTCCTGGAGCCTGATCTTCTGATCTGAGGTCTCTATTCATAGTAACAGACTTGCTACTTTCCTAGTGATTTATGGTAGGCATTAAGGCCTTAGATTactttctatttctatttctattttttgtccTCTTTTGGTGCCTGGCCGTTACGCAATCAAACGTTTGACATTTAATCTCAAATGTATAACATGTATTTTGTTTGTCCTCTTGCTGTTGTTTGCTCAAGTCATGCTGCTCtgtgatttctttgtgttttgtctattttaaataatgatgatgCAAAATATGTAAGGCTATTTGAAGCAGGGCTGCAAATAGCAATTGTTCTCATTAATTGCCAAATGTTCTCTTAATTGagtgacattgtttttgtctcaaagtgttagaaaatgaaaatgtacattAATTATGTCTCACTAACAGTATtataacatgtaaaataatatcTGCTATAATGTAACTACCATTACATATGCATTGTTGTCAAATTATTTGATTTAGTGTTTTTATACAGGTCACTTAATATCTTAGTTTCACATTAGTATTTAGTTAGAATGTTGATGATAACTTAACAAAAGCTAGTCTTAAAGATAGGAAGTATTTGGGTAATGtaagttttttaaatgtgttttattgtgatagTAAGTTCTTGTAACAACACAAAAccctgagaaaacacagagccacagagcTCTTATGTCATATGTGCTCCTGTCTTTCAAAGGTTGCAG from Solea solea chromosome 21, fSolSol10.1, whole genome shotgun sequence includes the following:
- the prph2a gene encoding peripherin-2a, whose product is MALMMVKFDLKKRVKLAQTVWFMYWFAVMASVLLFSMGLFFKIELRKRSELMDNNESHFLPNLLILMGLIACALNGVGGKICYDSLDPNKFAKWKPMLKTFLVFCVGFNALLLVTALLCFLMRIPLQFTLAEGLKNGMRYYKDTDTPGRCYMKRTLDLMQMEFRCCGNDNYRDWFEIQWVSNRYLDFTAKEVKDRIGSNVDGQYLMDGVPFSCCNPGSPRPCIQIQMTNNSAHYSYDHYTEELNIWRRGCRDALLSYYGGMMNTIGALVVLITMLEVAVTIGLQYIDSSLSTLVNPEDPESESEGWVLEKTVKETFTDIMAKMKSLTKGGKVEESGEAAVETVS
- the tbcc gene encoding tubulin-specific chaperone C; the encoded protein is MDASEGVSQENEFTGDAGVGTMQERLQKRNQARIDDVERRKEAKESLSVAEEQLEYFSTTFKRERVCIEELLSSCSGADRAVVTQRLEEATAQTVQLQKFLNDSVLFLTQYELRQAQAALQKLQASLTETRENALPKKKFAFRTRSKVADKASVPVSDSPPPDAAPTPAGPHEVDGGAASDLCGFFNMDSEHLTKTSEEIQKRDVLLSHLSNCKVRLLGSPSTLHLKHIDSCEILCGPVATSVFVDHCKNSILSFPCQQLRTHRTTDTQVYLHVTSRAIIEDCRGVTFAPFFWSYPTLEEDYRASGLSQDINNWSQVDDFNWLAAGTPSPNWTLIPEADRKTNWD